The following are from one region of the Gammaproteobacteria bacterium genome:
- the carB gene encoding carbamoyl-phosphate synthase large subunit produces MPKRTDIKTILIIGAGPIVIGQACEFDYSGAQACKALREEGYRVVLINSNPATIMTDPETADATYIEPITWQVVARIIEKERPDALLPTMGGQTALNCALDLVREGVLEKYGVEMIGASRDAIDMAEDRDRFRHAMRDIGLNSARAAIAHSMEEALQVQAQIGFPTIIRPSFTMGGSGGGIAYNREEFVEICERGLDLSPTKELLIEESLLGWKEFEMEVVRDRKDNCIIICSIENFDPMGVHTGDSITVAPAQTLTDKEYQLLRDASIAVLRKIGVDTGGSNVQFAINPHDGRMIVIEMNPRVSRSSALASKATGFPIAKVAAKLAVGYTLDELRNEITGGATPASFEPSIDYVVTKVPRFTFEKFPKADQRLTTQMKSVGEVMAIGRTFQESLQKALRGLETGADGLNEKLDLTFPESIDRIRNELRTPGPDRIWFVGDAFRAGLSSEEIHELSQIDPWFLAQIEDLIKAEAEVRASGQSRLDKARVFALKRKGFSDRRLAALLGVSENEFRARRHALGVRPVYKRVDSCAAEFASATAYMYSTYEEECEAAPTSRDKIMVLGGGPNRIGQGIEFDYCCVHAAFALREDGYETIMVNCNPETVSTDYDTSDRLYFEPLTLEDVLEIIAVEKPKGVIVQYGGQTPLKLARALEAAGAPIIGTTPDCIDIAEDRERFQQMINTLGLRQPPNRTARHPEAAVELAKQIGYPLVVRPSYVLGGRAMEIVYNEDDLRRYMRDAVKVSNDSPVLLDRFLDDATEVDVDAISDGVDVLIGGIMEHIEQAGVHSGDSACSLPPYSLGAEIQDELREQIRQMASALGVVGLMNVQFAIQGGKVFVLEVNPRASRTVPYVSKATGLPLAKIAARCMVGRSLVSQGVTKEVIPDYYSVKEAVFPFIKFPGVDPILGPEMKSTGEVMGIGRSFAEAFAKSQEAAGITLPRGGRAFISVREADKPRVAAVARDLVALGFKVLATRGTAKILEGEGVPCIKVNKVAEGRPHIVDMIKNDEISLIINTTEGKQAIADSYEIRRAALQHKVTHSTTLAGAWATCLALQQPDDRAVNRLQDLHQELLGRNITA; encoded by the coding sequence ATGCCAAAACGTACTGACATCAAGACGATTTTAATCATCGGCGCCGGACCCATCGTGATCGGTCAGGCTTGCGAGTTCGATTATTCCGGCGCTCAGGCCTGCAAGGCATTGCGCGAGGAAGGTTACCGCGTGGTGTTGATCAACTCCAACCCGGCCACCATCATGACCGATCCGGAGACGGCCGACGCCACCTATATCGAGCCCATCACCTGGCAGGTGGTTGCCCGCATCATTGAAAAGGAACGCCCCGACGCGCTATTGCCCACCATGGGCGGGCAGACTGCTCTCAACTGCGCACTCGACCTAGTGCGCGAGGGCGTGCTGGAAAAATACGGCGTGGAGATGATCGGCGCCTCACGCGACGCCATTGATATGGCCGAAGACCGCGACCGCTTCCGCCACGCCATGCGCGACATCGGCCTCAACAGTGCGCGTGCTGCGATTGCTCACAGCATGGAAGAGGCATTGCAGGTGCAAGCGCAGATCGGCTTCCCCACCATCATCCGTCCCTCGTTCACGATGGGTGGTAGTGGCGGCGGCATCGCCTATAACCGCGAGGAATTTGTCGAGATCTGCGAGCGTGGGCTGGACCTTTCACCGACCAAAGAGCTGCTCATCGAGGAATCGCTGCTCGGCTGGAAGGAGTTCGAGATGGAGGTGGTGCGTGACCGCAAGGACAACTGCATCATCATCTGTTCCATCGAGAACTTCGATCCGATGGGTGTGCATACGGGTGATTCCATCACCGTTGCCCCCGCCCAGACCTTGACTGACAAGGAATATCAGCTGCTGCGCGATGCCTCCATCGCCGTGCTGCGCAAGATCGGCGTCGATACCGGTGGTTCCAATGTGCAGTTCGCCATTAATCCCCACGACGGGCGCATGATCGTCATCGAGATGAACCCGCGCGTATCGCGTTCCTCGGCGCTGGCCTCCAAGGCCACCGGTTTCCCTATCGCCAAGGTGGCAGCCAAGCTCGCGGTGGGTTACACCCTGGATGAGTTGCGCAATGAGATCACTGGCGGCGCCACCCCGGCGTCGTTCGAGCCATCCATCGACTATGTTGTAACCAAAGTGCCGCGTTTCACCTTCGAAAAATTTCCCAAGGCCGACCAGCGCCTCACCACCCAGATGAAGTCGGTGGGCGAGGTGATGGCGATAGGCCGCACCTTCCAGGAATCGCTGCAAAAGGCGCTACGCGGACTGGAGACCGGGGCGGACGGGTTGAACGAAAAACTTGATCTTACCTTTCCGGAGTCCATTGACCGCATCCGTAACGAGCTGCGCACGCCGGGACCGGATCGCATCTGGTTTGTGGGTGACGCCTTCCGTGCCGGCTTGTCCTCTGAGGAGATCCATGAGCTGAGCCAGATTGACCCCTGGTTCCTTGCGCAGATTGAGGATCTAATCAAGGCCGAGGCGGAGGTGCGTGCTTCGGGGCAATCAAGGCTTGATAAGGCGCGTGTCTTCGCGCTCAAGCGCAAGGGTTTTTCCGACCGCCGTCTGGCTGCGCTGCTGGGTGTCAGCGAGAACGAGTTCCGCGCGCGGCGTCATGCGCTGGGCGTGCGTCCGGTATACAAACGTGTGGATTCCTGCGCTGCTGAATTTGCCTCGGCCACGGCGTACATGTATTCCACTTATGAGGAAGAGTGCGAGGCCGCACCCACTTCCCGAGACAAGATCATGGTGCTCGGTGGCGGACCCAACCGCATCGGGCAGGGCATCGAATTTGACTATTGTTGCGTCCACGCCGCGTTCGCCCTGCGCGAGGATGGCTATGAAACCATCATGGTGAACTGCAACCCCGAGACCGTCTCTACCGATTACGACACCTCGGACCGCCTGTACTTCGAGCCGCTTACCTTAGAAGATGTGCTTGAAATCATCGCCGTGGAAAAGCCCAAGGGCGTGATCGTGCAATACGGCGGGCAGACGCCGCTCAAGCTGGCGCGCGCCCTGGAGGCTGCCGGCGCCCCAATAATCGGCACCACGCCGGATTGCATCGACATTGCCGAAGATCGTGAGCGCTTCCAGCAGATGATCAACACGCTGGGGCTGCGCCAGCCGCCGAACCGCACTGCTCGCCATCCCGAGGCGGCAGTGGAGTTGGCAAAGCAGATCGGCTATCCGCTGGTGGTGCGGCCTTCCTATGTATTGGGCGGACGCGCCATGGAGATTGTCTACAACGAAGACGACCTGCGCCGGTACATGCGCGACGCCGTGAAGGTCTCCAACGATTCCCCCGTGCTGCTCGACCGCTTCCTGGATGATGCCACTGAGGTGGATGTGGATGCCATCAGCGACGGGGTGGACGTGCTGATCGGCGGCATCATGGAGCATATCGAGCAGGCCGGCGTGCATTCCGGTGACTCGGCGTGCTCGCTGCCACCCTATAGCCTGGGTGCCGAAATTCAGGATGAGCTGCGCGAACAGATCCGCCAGATGGCCTCCGCGCTCGGCGTGGTGGGTCTGATGAATGTTCAATTCGCCATTCAGGGAGGCAAGGTTTTCGTCCTCGAGGTTAACCCGCGCGCTTCCCGTACCGTCCCTTATGTCTCCAAGGCGACAGGTTTGCCCCTGGCCAAAATCGCAGCGCGCTGTATGGTAGGGCGCAGTCTGGTCAGCCAAGGGGTTACCAAGGAAGTGATTCCAGATTACTATTCCGTCAAAGAGGCGGTGTTCCCATTCATCAAATTCCCTGGCGTCGATCCGATTCTGGGGCCGGAAATGAAATCCACGGGCGAGGTGATGGGCATAGGACGCAGTTTCGCCGAAGCGTTCGCCAAGTCACAGGAGGCGGCGGGCATTACCCTGCCGCGCGGTGGCCGTGCTTTTATCAGCGTGCGTGAGGCCGACAAGCCTCGCGTGGCGGCAGTGGCGCGCGACCTCGTGGCGCTTGGTTTCAAGGTGCTCGCTACCCGCGGCACAGCGAAGATCCTGGAAGGCGAGGGCGTACCTTGCATTAAAGTAAACAAGGTTGCCGAGGGTCGACCTCACATTGT
- the carA gene encoding glutamine-hydrolyzing carbamoyl-phosphate synthase small subunit — protein MRHQALLALEDGSLFWGESIGIEGQSTGEVVFNTAITGYQEILTDPSYCKQIVTLTYPHIGNTGANSEDEESSKVMASGLVIRDLPLLASSWRSQEALDAYLRRQQVVGIAGIDTRRLTRLLREKGALSGCIMAGDANEAAALDAARAFPGMNGLDLAKVVTTEVPYRWERGSWTLGGASAIPEARFHVVAYDYGVKYNILRMLVDRGCRVTVVPAQTPAFEVLAMKPDGVFLSNGPGDPAPCDYAIAAIQVIVETGVPVFGICLGHQLLALACGAKTLKMKFGHHGANHPVQDLATGRVMITSQNHGFAVDDASLPPTLRATHRSLFDGSLQGIHHTDRPVFSFQGHPEASPGPHDAAPLFDYFIDLMRGNK, from the coding sequence TTGCGGCATCAAGCCCTGTTAGCCCTGGAAGATGGCAGCCTGTTTTGGGGTGAGTCCATTGGTATTGAGGGGCAGTCGACGGGGGAGGTGGTATTCAATACCGCCATCACCGGCTATCAGGAAATTCTCACCGATCCCTCTTATTGTAAACAGATCGTCACTCTCACCTATCCGCACATTGGCAACACCGGCGCCAACAGTGAGGATGAAGAGTCCTCGAAAGTGATGGCCAGCGGCCTGGTAATACGCGATCTGCCGCTGCTGGCGAGCAGTTGGCGCTCTCAGGAGGCACTGGATGCCTACCTGCGCAGACAGCAGGTGGTTGGCATTGCGGGTATCGACACCCGGCGTTTGACGCGCTTGCTTCGTGAAAAGGGCGCCTTGAGCGGCTGCATCATGGCGGGGGATGCCAACGAAGCGGCAGCGCTCGATGCCGCGCGCGCTTTCCCGGGAATGAACGGCCTGGATTTGGCCAAGGTGGTCACTACCGAGGTGCCTTATCGCTGGGAGCGTGGAAGCTGGACTCTAGGCGGCGCATCCGCTATTCCCGAGGCGCGTTTCCATGTGGTGGCCTATGATTATGGCGTCAAGTACAACATACTGCGCATGCTGGTGGATCGCGGATGCCGTGTCACAGTGGTGCCGGCACAGACCCCCGCGTTTGAAGTGCTGGCCATGAAGCCGGACGGTGTGTTTCTCTCCAACGGGCCGGGCGATCCGGCGCCGTGCGATTACGCCATTGCTGCGATTCAGGTGATTGTCGAAACAGGTGTGCCGGTATTTGGTATCTGTCTCGGGCACCAACTGCTGGCCCTGGCCTGCGGCGCAAAAACCCTGAAAATGAAATTTGGCCACCATGGCGCCAACCACCCGGTGCAGGATCTGGCTACCGGGCGGGTGATGATCACCAGCCAGAATCACGGTTTCGCAGTGGACGACGCCAGCCTGCCCCCCACGTTGCGCGCTACGCACCGCTCGCTGTTCGATGGCTCTCTACAGGGCATCCATCACACCGACAGGCCCGTCTTCAGTTTTCAAGGACACCCCGAGGCAAGTCCTGGCCCGCACGATGCTGCACCGCTGTTCGACTACTTTATTGATCTCATGAGAGGTAACAAGTGA
- a CDS encoding barstar family protein has product MNGLSLFLRDSEAAGMYLLDTAIAVVDIEKEVERCGYAFFYLEGEGVLGKEQFLGQIARAMDFPDYFGGNWDALEDCLTDLSWREAPGYVILYDHFDVFAEQVPDQFETALEILDASVEFWRTQGRPLFVMLRGKGGPEWGLKLLSF; this is encoded by the coding sequence ATGAACGGCTTGTCATTGTTTTTGCGTGATAGTGAAGCTGCCGGGATGTATTTGCTTGATACGGCGATAGCTGTGGTGGATATTGAAAAAGAAGTTGAGCGTTGTGGCTACGCTTTTTTTTACCTGGAAGGAGAGGGCGTCCTTGGCAAAGAGCAATTTCTGGGTCAGATTGCCCGCGCCATGGATTTCCCTGATTATTTCGGCGGTAACTGGGACGCGCTGGAAGACTGTCTCACCGACCTTTCCTGGCGTGAAGCGCCAGGTTACGTGATTTTGTACGATCATTTCGATGTTTTTGCCGAACAGGTCCCGGATCAGTTCGAGACCGCTCTGGAAATTCTGGATGCGTCTGTGGAGTTCTGGCGCACACAGGGCAGGCCGCTGTTTGTAATGTTGCGCGGAAAGGGTGGGCCGGAGTGGGGGTTGAAGCTGCTCAGCTTCTGA
- a CDS encoding ribonuclease N, with translation MERRGVGRAIALWLLSAVLLLAVGLHPAVAGANDQHQLAFNFFGDNAAKPQGLGVIVASDLPPEARETLKLIQQGGPFPYGKDGSTFGNRERRLPSRERGYYKEYTVKTPGSRDRGARRIIAGMGGELYYTSDHYSTFRRIKE, from the coding sequence ATGGAGCGTCGAGGAGTAGGGCGCGCCATCGCACTGTGGTTGTTGTCGGCTGTTTTGTTGCTGGCTGTAGGGCTGCACCCTGCGGTGGCCGGTGCGAATGACCAACACCAGTTGGCTTTTAATTTTTTTGGTGATAACGCAGCCAAGCCGCAAGGTTTGGGCGTTATTGTCGCCAGCGATCTTCCTCCTGAAGCGCGCGAGACGCTGAAACTCATCCAGCAGGGTGGGCCATTCCCCTATGGCAAGGACGGCTCGACCTTCGGTAACCGGGAAAGGCGCCTGCCCTCGCGTGAGCGCGGCTATTACAAGGAATATACTGTCAAGACGCCCGGTTCCCGCGACCGTGGCGCCCGGCGCATTATCGCCGGGATGGGTGGTGAGCTTTACTATACAAGTGATCACTACAGCACTTTCAGGCGGATCAAGGAGTAG
- a CDS encoding diguanylate cyclase yields MKQEGGNQQDFEQWRQKYYDSLEKLEQKQEQWEGLEKTLRRCISRLALAADGIHPEIDVQLESLRKAIRDGVGAVGLQDRIEGISQALLKLDQRPAPKPAPTETAAVENRAETAPGFLGKLLGGLSSKGARETPVVAEVAQPRGIPSDVHEALAQLLERLALQPEMTEQVEVLKQQLGEDTDPSALSSSLQSIAVLVADALDKIRSEKSDLEAFLLQLTERLQEIDQRLSDNAITQQASQQNQHQLDIAVHAQVEGIETTMKEVSDIGQLKQVIQRRLDGIREHMDTFRQDETQRQVDSKHQVDVLTSRLRDMEKEISRLHSRVRKEQENALQDALTGIPNRMAYEKRVADEYARWRRYHAPLSMIVIDIDHFKRVNDLYGHQAGDKVIRVIAQELCKHLRDVDFMARYGGEEFVILLPETNIQSAGIVADKLCAGVRGCEFQHSGSRVPITVSGGVAQFGGVDTVAQVFERADAALYRSKHKGRDQWSVEE; encoded by the coding sequence ATGAAGCAAGAAGGCGGCAATCAGCAGGATTTCGAGCAGTGGCGTCAGAAGTATTATGATTCCCTGGAGAAGCTTGAGCAAAAGCAGGAGCAGTGGGAAGGTTTGGAAAAAACCCTGCGCCGCTGCATCTCCCGTTTGGCACTGGCGGCTGACGGTATCCATCCCGAGATTGATGTTCAGCTGGAGAGTCTACGCAAGGCGATCCGGGATGGCGTGGGTGCCGTGGGATTACAGGATCGTATCGAAGGGATCTCCCAAGCGTTGCTAAAGCTGGATCAGCGACCGGCGCCAAAGCCAGCACCCACGGAAACGGCGGCTGTGGAAAACCGCGCTGAAACGGCGCCGGGATTTTTGGGGAAATTGCTGGGTGGGCTTTCCTCAAAGGGCGCCCGCGAGACGCCGGTGGTTGCGGAAGTTGCTCAACCAAGAGGCATTCCCTCCGATGTTCACGAAGCCCTTGCCCAGCTATTGGAGCGTTTGGCCCTGCAACCCGAGATGACCGAGCAGGTGGAAGTGCTCAAGCAGCAGCTTGGCGAGGACACTGATCCGAGCGCACTTTCGTCATCATTGCAATCAATTGCGGTGCTGGTGGCCGATGCCCTGGATAAGATCCGTAGCGAAAAAAGCGATCTTGAGGCCTTCCTGCTTCAGCTCACCGAGCGTTTGCAGGAAATAGATCAGCGCTTGTCTGATAATGCGATAACGCAGCAGGCGTCGCAGCAAAACCAGCACCAGTTGGATATTGCGGTGCATGCCCAGGTCGAGGGTATCGAGACCACCATGAAAGAGGTCTCCGATATCGGCCAGTTAAAGCAGGTGATTCAGCGGCGTCTGGATGGCATACGCGAGCATATGGACACCTTCCGGCAGGATGAAACGCAGCGTCAGGTTGATTCAAAGCATCAGGTTGATGTGTTGACATCCCGTCTGCGTGACATGGAAAAAGAAATCAGCCGGTTGCACAGCAGGGTGCGCAAGGAGCAGGAAAACGCCCTGCAGGACGCCTTGACGGGCATTCCCAACCGGATGGCCTATGAGAAGCGCGTCGCAGATGAGTACGCACGCTGGCGACGCTACCATGCGCCGCTGTCGATGATCGTTATCGACATTGATCATTTCAAACGCGTTAACGATCTGTATGGGCACCAGGCGGGGGATAAGGTGATCAGGGTCATTGCTCAGGAGCTGTGCAAACACCTGCGTGACGTGGATTTCATGGCCCGCTATGGCGGGGAGGAATTCGTCATCTTGTTGCCGGAGACCAATATTCAAAGCGCCGGTATCGTGGCGGATAAGCTTTGCGCGGGTGTGCGCGGCTGTGAATTCCAGCACAGCGGATCACGCGTGCCCATTACCGTGAGCGGTGGCGTCGCCCAGTTTGGAGGCGTCGACACAGTGGCCCAGGTATTCGAGCGCGCCGATGCAGCGCTGTATCGCAGCAAACATAAAGGGAGAGACCAATGGAGCGTCGAGGAGTAG
- the dapB gene encoding 4-hydroxy-tetrahydrodipicolinate reductase, which translates to MIKVAITGAAGRMGRSLIEACQQNSGFCLAVALERPGSSVIGVDAGEMAGIGKLGVPVTDDLNASTGDFDVLIDFTRPEVTLANLKICRTAGRRMVIGTTGFTPEQRQQILDAANDVAIVMAPNMSVGVNLCFKLLEMAAQVLGDEVDIEIIEAHHRHKVDAPSGTALRMGEVVANALGRDLKSCAVYGREGVTGERDRKTIGFATVRAGDIVGDHTVLFAGLGERVEITHKASSRMTFANGAVRAAGWLVQQERGLFDMQDVLGLR; encoded by the coding sequence ATGATCAAAGTAGCCATTACCGGCGCGGCAGGGCGTATGGGGCGCAGTCTTATCGAGGCCTGCCAGCAGAATTCCGGGTTTTGTTTGGCGGTAGCGCTTGAGCGCCCTGGCAGCTCAGTGATCGGGGTGGATGCGGGTGAGATGGCGGGTATCGGTAAGCTGGGGGTGCCGGTGACTGATGATTTAAACGCGTCGACAGGTGATTTCGATGTGTTGATCGATTTTACCCGGCCCGAGGTTACGCTGGCTAATCTCAAGATATGCCGCACCGCAGGGCGGCGCATGGTGATCGGTACCACTGGATTTACTCCCGAGCAGCGTCAGCAGATACTCGATGCGGCTAATGATGTCGCGATTGTTATGGCGCCGAACATGAGTGTGGGTGTTAATCTGTGCTTCAAACTGCTGGAAATGGCGGCGCAGGTGCTGGGCGATGAGGTGGATATCGAAATCATCGAGGCTCATCATCGTCATAAAGTGGATGCCCCCTCCGGTACAGCATTGCGCATGGGTGAGGTGGTGGCCAATGCATTAGGCCGTGATCTCAAATCGTGTGCAGTTTACGGGCGCGAGGGCGTTACTGGTGAGCGCGATCGCAAGACCATCGGATTTGCCACCGTGCGAGCGGGGGATATTGTAGGTGATCACACCGTGCTGTTCGCCGGGCTGGGCGAGCGGGTGGAGATTACACATAAGGCCTCCAGCCGCATGACCTTCGCCAATGGCGCCGTCCGTGCCGCAGGCTGGTTGGTGCAGCAGGAGCGCGGACTGTTTGATATGCAGGATGTATTGGGATTGAGATAG
- a CDS encoding type II toxin-antitoxin system VapC family toxin has translation MLVDTDVLIWHLRGLPQATRRLDQLPNLTISAVTWLELLQGFRSKAEMAAVQKSFEMRRTQRLPLTPAITERATALMEALSLSDGLQLGDALIAATALEHNLILLTGNIKHFVPIESLKIERFER, from the coding sequence ATGCTGGTGGATACCGATGTATTGATCTGGCATCTGCGCGGCCTACCACAAGCAACACGGCGGCTCGATCAGTTGCCGAACCTGACCATTTCAGCGGTCACGTGGCTTGAGTTGTTGCAGGGCTTTCGCAGCAAAGCGGAGATGGCCGCAGTGCAAAAAAGTTTCGAGATGCGCAGAACGCAACGCCTGCCGCTGACACCTGCAATTACCGAACGCGCGACCGCCTTGATGGAGGCATTGTCTTTGAGTGACGGATTGCAGTTGGGTGATGCGCTCATCGCCGCCACCGCGTTGGAACATAATCTCATCTTACTCACCGGCAACATCAAGCATTTCGTGCCTATCGAGTCACTCAAAATCGAGCGCTTTGAACGGTGA
- a CDS encoding redoxin domain-containing protein, whose amino-acid sequence MLTIGQTIPAIDVEALTPHGDYRIINLGEQRSRWKVLFFWQWDFTFTCLMNIRAYHDLVRQFTESDAILLGASVDSVYAHRAWTTNGLGKIGFPLIGDATRQLARRFGVLSGEEGMAEYATFIIDPSGQVAGVSTNPMNVSHSAREALHMLRMIQTGRAADHDQPPSPPYGRVA is encoded by the coding sequence ATGCTAACCATCGGACAAACCATCCCTGCCATCGACGTCGAAGCCCTTACGCCCCATGGCGACTATCGCATCATCAACCTGGGCGAACAGCGCAGCCGATGGAAGGTGCTGTTTTTCTGGCAGTGGGACTTCACCTTCACCTGCCTTATGAACATCCGCGCCTACCACGATCTGGTCAGGCAATTCACGGAAAGCGACGCAATATTGCTCGGCGCAAGCGTGGACAGCGTTTATGCGCATCGCGCCTGGACCACCAACGGCCTGGGAAAAATCGGCTTCCCCCTCATCGGCGATGCCACGCGCCAGCTCGCCAGACGCTTTGGGGTGCTCTCCGGGGAAGAGGGCATGGCCGAGTATGCCACCTTCATTATCGACCCCAGCGGGCAAGTCGCCGGGGTTTCCACAAACCCAATGAATGTGTCACACAGCGCACGGGAGGCCTTGCACATGCTGCGGATGATCCAAACAGGCAGAGCTGCCGACCACGATCAGCCACCCTCCCCGCCCTACGGCAGAGTGGCATAG
- a CDS encoding YajD family HNH nuclease translates to MPTKKSQPNNDKLDRIVAEAQRNKTQRELGYREKSLKLYPWICGRCMREFSRENLRELTVHHRDHNHDNNPSDGSNWELLCIYCHDNEHSRYLEAAGQGAVTPGGMQETSAQFKPFADLKALLKK, encoded by the coding sequence ATGCCGACGAAGAAATCACAACCCAACAACGATAAGCTGGACCGGATTGTAGCCGAGGCCCAGCGCAACAAGACACAGCGGGAGTTGGGCTATCGGGAGAAATCGCTCAAGCTTTACCCTTGGATATGTGGGCGGTGCATGCGCGAGTTCAGCCGGGAAAATCTTCGTGAGCTCACTGTCCATCACCGGGATCACAACCACGACAATAATCCATCCGATGGCAGTAACTGGGAGTTGCTGTGCATTTATTGTCACGACAATGAACACTCGCGGTATCTGGAAGCCGCTGGGCAGGGGGCGGTGACCCCAGGAGGAATGCAAGAGACCTCAGCCCAATTCAAGCCGTTCGCCGATCTCAAGGCGCTGTTGAAGAAGTAA